Proteins found in one Mustela lutreola isolate mMusLut2 chromosome 10, mMusLut2.pri, whole genome shotgun sequence genomic segment:
- the LOC131810560 gene encoding cryptic protein-like → MTWRHPVRLLFFVSLALHIIHLGDNNYQKEKHKGNREEINNATAQKLQEETLNWILNNLGEGNRSMDGLRPQDSSVPPRLSCCRNGGTCVLGSFCICPAHFTGRYCEHDQRHSECGALMHGAWTFHSCRLCRCVFAVLHCLPQQTPDSCDLEEFLAARSNGQSSHRMQNVLVLLLCSLLQRLLREGRDG, encoded by the exons ATGACCTGGAGACATCCTGTTAG GCTTCTGTTTTTTGTCAGTTTGGCATTACACATCATCCACTTGGGAGACAACA attatcaaaaagagaaacataaagGTAACAGAGAAGAAATCAACAATGCTACAGCCCAGAAGCTCCAGGAGGAAACACTCAACTGGATCCTGAATAATTtgggagaggggaacagaagcaTGGATGGGTTGCGGCCGCAGGATTCAA GTGTACCCCCAAGGCTCAGCTGCTGCAGGAATGGTGGCACCTGCGTGCTGGGCAGCTTCTGCATATGTCCTGCCCACTTCACTGGCCGTTATTGTGAGCATGATCAGAGGCATAG TGAATGTGGTGCACTCATGCATGGAGCCTGGACCTTCCACAGCTGCCGCCTTTGCAGGTGTGTCTTCGCAGTCCTACACTGTCTCCCTCAGCAGACGCCAGACAGCTGTG acctgGAAGAGTTTCTTGCTGCGCGCTCAAATGGACAGAGCTCACACCGCATGCAGAATGTTCTCGTCCTTCTTCTGTGCTCACTCTTACAAAGGCTCCtcagggaagggagagatggCTGA